In Physeter macrocephalus isolate SW-GA chromosome 2, ASM283717v5, whole genome shotgun sequence, a single window of DNA contains:
- the TMEM205 gene encoding transmembrane protein 205 has translation MAEGGNPESLTKVVHLLVLSGAWGMQMWVTFVSGFLLFRGLPRHTFGLVQSKLFPFYFHISMGCAFVNLCILASQHAGAQLTFWEASQLCLLLLSLMLATINARWLEPRTTAAMWALQTMEKERGLGREVLGSHQGSDPYRQLREQDPKYSALRQIFFRYHGLSSICNLGCLLSNGLHLVGLALGLRSL, from the exons ATGGCGGAAGGTGGGAACCCGGAAAGCCTGACTAAGGTGGTTCATCTACTGGTCTTGTCAGGGGCCTGGGGCATGCAAATGTGGGTGACCTTCGTCTCAG GCTTCCTGCTTTTCCGAGGCCTTCCCCGACATACCTTCGGCCTGGTGCAGAGCAAACTCTTCCCTTTCTACTTTCACATCTCCATGGGCTGTGCCTTCGTCAACCTCTGCATCTTGGCCTCACAGCATGCCGGGGCTCAGCTCACATTCTGGGAGGCCAGCCAG CTCTGCTTGCTGCTCCTGAGCCTCATGCTGGCCACCATCAACGCCCGCTGGCTGGAGCCCCGCACCACGGCCGCCATGTGGGCCCTGCAGACCATGGAGAAGGAGCGGGGCCTGGGCAGGGAGGTACTGGGCAGCCACCAGGGCTCAGACCCCTATCGCCAGCTGCGGGAGCAGGACCCCAAGTACAGTGCCCTCCGCCAGATCTTCTTCCGCTACCATGGCCTATCCTCCATTTGCAATCTGGGCTGCCTCCTGAGCAATGGCCTTCATCTTGTAGGCCTCGCCCTGGGCCTCAGGAGCCTCTAG